The nucleotide window GCCGACGACGTACCACGAGGACCTCTCGTACGACGTCATCGGCAAGGACATCTCCTGCAACCTCGGCTCGCTGAACATCGCGCGCACGATGGACTCGCCCGACTTCGGCAAGACCGTCGAGACCGCCATCCGCGGCCTCACCTCGGTGTCGAACCAGTCGCACATCTCCTCGGTGCGCTCGATCGAGGACGGCAACGACAAGTCGCACGCCATCGGCCTCGGGCAGATGAACCTGCACGGCTACCTCGCGCGCGAACGGATCTTCTACGGCAGCGAAGAGGGCATCGATTTCACGAACCTCTACTTCTACACCGTGCTGTTCCACGCGCTGCGCGCCTCGAACCGCATCGCGATCGAGCGCGGCGAGGTCTTCGACGGCTTCGCCGAGTCGAAGTACGCGTCGGGCGAGTTCTTCGACAAGTACACCGACGCGGAGTGGATGCCGGCTACCGAGCGTGTCTCGGAGCTCTTCGCGACCGCCGGCGTCCGCATCCCGACGCAGGACGACTGGCGCGAGCTGAAGGCATCCGTCCAGGAGCACGGGATCTACAACCAGAACCTGCAGGCCGTGCCGCCGACCGGATCCATCTCGTACATCAACAACTCGACGGCCTCGATCCACCCGATCGCCTCGAAGATCGAGATCCGCAAGGAGGGCAAGCTCGGTCGCGTGTACTACCCGGCGGCGTACATGACGAACGACAACCTGGAGTACTACCAGGACGCCTACGAGATCGGCTACGAGAAGATCATCGACACCTATGCTGCGGCGACGCAGCACGTCGACCAGGGCCTCTCGCTCACGCTCTTCTTCAAGGACACGGCGACGACGCGAGACATCAACAAGGCGCAGATCTACGCCTGGCGCAAGGGCATCAAGACGATCTACTACATCCGCCTGCGGCAGATGGCGCTCGAGGGCACGGAGCTCGACATGTGCGTCAGCTGCATGCTGTGACCGTCTGATCAGGCATTTTTCGAGAACAGGAACAAGTGGGAATGACTCCTCCCGAGAAGCTCAGGCTGATCGACCACGTGCAGGCGATCAACTGGAACCGCATCCAGGACGACAAGGACGTCGAGGTGTGGAACCGCCTCGTCAACAACTTCTGGCTGCCGGAGAAGGTGCCGCTGTCGAACGACGTGCAGTCGTGGAACACGCTCACCCCCGATGAGCAGACGCTCACGATGCGCGTGTTCACCGGCCTCACCCTGCTCGACACGATCCAGGGCACCGTCGGCGCCGTCTCGCTCATCCCCGATGCGCTGACCCCGCACGAAGAGGCCGTGTACACCAACATCGCCTTCATGGAGTCGGTGCACGCGAAGAGCTACTCGTCGATCTTCTCGACGCTGTGCTCGACGAAGGAGATCGACGACGCATTCCGCTGGTCGATCGAGAACGAGAACCTGCAGCGCAAGGCCGCGATCGTCATGGAGTACTACCGCGGCGACGAACCCCTGAAGCGCAAGGTCGCCTCGACGCTGCTCGAGTCGTTCCTGTTCTATTCGGGCTTCTACCTGCCGATGTACTGGTCGAGCCGGGCGAAGCTCACCAACACGGCCGACCTGATCCGCCTCATCATCCGCGACGAGGCCGTGCACGGGTACTACATCGGCTACAAGTTCCAGCGCGGCCTCGAACGCCTCGGCGAGCAGGAGAAGCAGGACATCAAGGACTACACCTTCAGTCTGCTCTACGAGCTCTACGACAACGAGGTGCAGTACACGCAGGACCTCTACGACGGCGTCGGCCTCACCGAGGACGTCAAGAAGTTCCTGCACTACAACGCCAACAAGGCCCTCATGAACCTCGGCTACGAGGCCATGTTCCCCTCGACCGTGACCGATGTGAACCCGGCGATCCTCTCGGCGCTCTCCCCGAACGCCGACGAGAACCACGACTTCTTCTCGGGCTCGGGATCCTCCTACGTCATCGGCAAGGCCGTCAACACGGAAGACGAGGACTGGGACTTCTGAGTCGCACGAATCGATGATCGGGACGAGCCCCGGACCTTGCAACCCTGCGGATCCGGGGCTCGTCCGTCTGCTGCGGCGAGTACTCCCTCCGGTACCGTGATGAGCTGACAGGAGATCCGCATGCGCATTGTCGAGACCGTCGACATCGATGCGGCGCCCGAAGCCGTCTGGCGGGTGCTCACCGAATTCGGCGAGTACGCGTCGTGGAACCCGTTCATCGTCGCGTGCGCCAGCACCCTGGTGCCCGGCGATCCGATCGACATGCATGTGCGACTCGGCCCGGGAGAGCCGCGCGAGCAGCGCGAGTGGATCACCTCGTACGCCGCAGGGGCAGGCTTCGCGTACTCGATGAAGCCGATCCCGTTCGGGGCACTGCGGAGCCATCGCTCCCACGAGATCGTTCCGCTCGGCGACGGACGCAGCCGGTACACCTCCCGCTTCGAGGTGCACGGGTGGCTCGCCCCGCTCGTCGTCGCCATGCAAGGCGCCGCCCTGCGGCGCGGTTTCGCCGGGATGACGGACGGCCTCCGCCGCCGCGCCGAGACGCTGGCCGCGGGCGAGGGATAGCGATGCCGGTTTCCCGCCGGAGTGTCGGTTTCCCGAACGGCGCATCCTTGGAGTGCCGGTTTCCCGAATGCCGCACCCTTGGAGTGCCGGTTTCCCGCTGGAGTGCCGGGAAGTCGGCACTCCAGCGGGAGATCGGTACTCCTCTGGCCACCGGGCGCCGCTCGTTCTTCGCGCCCGGGTCCCACCAGCACCGCGACGACCGAGCTGTGGATGCCGGTCGAACCCGCCTGACGCGCGAACTCGCGCCGATGCGCGATGCGTGCGACTGCCGCCACCGTCGCGCTGGATTTTATCATCGGCGCCCGCTCGGCGCGTGTTTCGTTGCGTGACGCCGGGATTCGGCATTCGGTGGGGCGTGAGGTGGACTCGTTCGGTGATCGAAGTACAGAACCTCACCAAGGTGTTCGGTGAGCCGCCGAACCGGGTTCGCGCGCTCGATGACGTCAGCCTGCGGGTGGAGCCGGGGGAGATCCTCGCCGTGGTCGGGGCGAGCGGATCCGGCAAATCCACGCTCGTGCGCTGCCTGACCCTGCTCGAGCAGCCGACGAGCGGCACCGTGATCGTCGGCGGGAACGCGATCACCGAACTCGACGAGCGGCGGCTGCGCGAGGCACGCCGTGCGATCGGCCAGGTGTTCCAGCACGCCAACCTGCTCGACAACCGCACCGCGAAGCGCAACGTCGAATACCCGCTCGAGGTCGCCGGCTGGGGCAAGAAGGAGCGCGAGGCGCGGGCGAGCGAACTGCTCGCGCTCGTCGGCCTCGCCGACCGTCAGCACACCTATCCGTCGCAGCTCTCCGGCGGGCAGCAGCAGCGCGTCGGCATTGCCCGGGCGCTCGCCTCGAACCCCGAGGTGCTGCTGTGCGACGAGCCGACCTCGGCGCTGGATCCGACCACCACACGGGGCCTGCTCGACCTGCTCGCGCGCCTCCGCGACGAACTCGGCGTCACGATCCTCATCATCACCCACGACCTCGGCGTCGTGCGGCGCATCGCCGACCGGGTCGCCGTGCTCGATTCCGGCCGCATCACCGACATCGGCCGCGTCGACGAGGTCGCCACCCGCCTCTCCTCGACGCTGCTCAGCGACCTCTCCGCCGACGGCGAGCTCGGCGAGACCGAGCTGCGCGTCATCGGCGGCAGCGGGCAGGCATCCATCCCGTTCATCTCGCGGCTGACCGCCGAGCTCGGCGTCGAGGTCCGCCTGATCTCGGGTGGATCCCACGCCATCGGCGAGCACCACGTCGTCAAGGCCGACCTCGGATTCGGCACCCGCGAGGAACGCGACCGCGCCGGCGCCTGGCTGCAGGAGAACGAGTTCACGGTGGTGACGGCCGCATGACCGCGAAGGACGACGACTTCTGGAACGACCTCGTCACGAACCCCGTCATCGCCCACGCCGTGCCGCAGGCCACCGGCGAAACCCTGTACATGGTGCTCGTCGCCCTGGTCATCGCGATCGTCTTCGGCGTGCCGCTCGGCGTCTACCTGTGGAACAGCAGCGCCGTCGGCCTCGACCCGAACCGCGGGCCGAACCGCATCGTCGGCGCGATCGTCAACGTGGTGCGCTCGCTGCCGTTCGTGATCCTCATGGTGCTGCTGCTGCCGTTCACCCGCCTCGTCGCCGGCACGACGCTCGGGCCGACGGCATCCATCGTGCCGCTCGCGATCGGCGCGATCCCTTTCCTCGCCCGCCTCGTCGAGGCCTCCCTCCGCGAGGTGCCCGCCGGCAAACTCGAGGCATCCATCGTCTGCGGCGCCGGCAAACGCCGGACCATCGTCAAAGCCCTGCTGCCCGAGGCGCTGCCGAGCATCGTCTCCGCCTTCACGACCACCGCCATCACCCTCGTCGCATACTCGGCGATGGCCGGCCTCGTCGGCGGCGGCGGGCTCGGCTACCTCGCCGACGCATACGGGTACAAACGGTTCGACCTGCCCGTGCTCATCGTCGCGACCATCCTGCTGATCGTCATCGTGCAGCTCATCCAGACCATCGGCGACCGTGTCTCGCGCAGCCTCGATCACCGTTCGACCGCGTCGGGCAGCGCATCCCGTCGACCCGCTCGCCTGTTCGCCGGGTTCCGCATCCCGAACCCCGCCCAACCGAAGTAGAAGGAACACCCATGTCACCGAAACCGTCCACCCGCCTGCGCATCCTCGGGCTCGGCGCCGCAGCGACCCTCGCCCTCGGGCTCTCGGCCTGCGCCTCGACCGACGACACGGCCGGCGGCGGCGAAGTCGAGCTGTCGACGCCGTTCAAGGTCGCCGCGACCGACGTGCCGCACGGCGACATCCTCGCCTTCGTCAAGGAGAACCTCGCCGAGGACGCCGGCATCGACTTCGAGATCGTGTCGTTCACCGACTACCCGCTCGGCAACCAGTGGCTGTCGGAGGGCGAGGTCGACGCCAACTACTTCCAGCACCGCCCCTACCTCGACGCGCAGATCGAGGAGTTCGGCTATGAGATCGAACCCCTGAGCGACGTGCACGTCGAACCGTACGCGGCGTTCTCGGAGAAATACGACTCGGTCGCCGACCTCCCCGATGGGGCGAAGATCAGCGTCACCAACGACGCCTCGAACCAGGAGCGCGCACTCGACCTGCTCGCGCAGGAGGGCCTCATCGAGCTGCCCGAAGACGGCGAGGTCAGCGCCCTCGTCATCGAGAACAGCGCCGAGTACAACCCGCACGGCTTCGACTTCATCGAGGCCGACCCCGCCTCGCAGGCCCGCGCCCTGCCCGACGTCGACCTCGGCATCCTGAACGGCAACTACTTCCTCGACGCCGGCTACAGCCTCGAAGACGCCCTCATCGTCGAACCGCTCGAGGGCAACGTCTACGCGAACTTCCTCGCGGCACGCACCGACAACGCCGACGACCCGCGCATCCAGAAGCTCGACGAACTCCTCACCTCGCCCGAGGTGAAGGCGTACATCGAGGAGACCTGGCCGGGCGGCGACGTCTCGCCGGCGTTCTGAGTCGTGCGATTTCGAGGGGCGTCCGGATCGGGCGCCTCTCGGTCGTGCGCGGCGCGAGCGGCCGGGCCACGGCGGGCGGCCGGGCACGGGTGTCAGCGGCGCGCCGAGTAGAGCAGTTCCGGCCTGCCCGGCCCGCCGTACCTGGGCGCGCGATCGGCGAGGTCCGACTCGACGAGGCGTTCGAGGTAGCGGCGAGCGCTCACCCGTGACATCCCGAGGGCGTCGGCGACCTCGGCGGCCGACACGCGCCCGGCGGCGTCGGCGAGTACCTGGGCGACCGTCTCGAGCGTGACCGACGAGACCCCCTTCCGGGAGCCGGCGGCGGCGATCGCGTCTCGGCGGAGGATGGCGTCCACCTCGGTCTGATCGAGTTCGCCTTCGGCGCGCAGGCGCTGGTCGCGCATGTGGGTCTTCCAGACGTCGTCCAGCCGTTCGTGCAGCAGCTGGATGCGGAACGGCT belongs to Agromyces archimandritae and includes:
- the nrdF gene encoding class 1b ribonucleoside-diphosphate reductase subunit beta, with protein sequence MTPPEKLRLIDHVQAINWNRIQDDKDVEVWNRLVNNFWLPEKVPLSNDVQSWNTLTPDEQTLTMRVFTGLTLLDTIQGTVGAVSLIPDALTPHEEAVYTNIAFMESVHAKSYSSIFSTLCSTKEIDDAFRWSIENENLQRKAAIVMEYYRGDEPLKRKVASTLLESFLFYSGFYLPMYWSSRAKLTNTADLIRLIIRDEAVHGYYIGYKFQRGLERLGEQEKQDIKDYTFSLLYELYDNEVQYTQDLYDGVGLTEDVKKFLHYNANKALMNLGYEAMFPSTVTDVNPAILSALSPNADENHDFFSGSGSSYVIGKAVNTEDEDWDF
- a CDS encoding SRPBCC domain-containing protein; the protein is MRIVETVDIDAAPEAVWRVLTEFGEYASWNPFIVACASTLVPGDPIDMHVRLGPGEPREQREWITSYAAGAGFAYSMKPIPFGALRSHRSHEIVPLGDGRSRYTSRFEVHGWLAPLVVAMQGAALRRGFAGMTDGLRRRAETLAAGEG
- a CDS encoding methionine ABC transporter ATP-binding protein, whose protein sequence is MIEVQNLTKVFGEPPNRVRALDDVSLRVEPGEILAVVGASGSGKSTLVRCLTLLEQPTSGTVIVGGNAITELDERRLREARRAIGQVFQHANLLDNRTAKRNVEYPLEVAGWGKKEREARASELLALVGLADRQHTYPSQLSGGQQQRVGIARALASNPEVLLCDEPTSALDPTTTRGLLDLLARLRDELGVTILIITHDLGVVRRIADRVAVLDSGRITDIGRVDEVATRLSSTLLSDLSADGELGETELRVIGGSGQASIPFISRLTAELGVEVRLISGGSHAIGEHHVVKADLGFGTREERDRAGAWLQENEFTVVTAA
- a CDS encoding methionine ABC transporter permease — encoded protein: MTAKDDDFWNDLVTNPVIAHAVPQATGETLYMVLVALVIAIVFGVPLGVYLWNSSAVGLDPNRGPNRIVGAIVNVVRSLPFVILMVLLLPFTRLVAGTTLGPTASIVPLAIGAIPFLARLVEASLREVPAGKLEASIVCGAGKRRTIVKALLPEALPSIVSAFTTTAITLVAYSAMAGLVGGGGLGYLADAYGYKRFDLPVLIVATILLIVIVQLIQTIGDRVSRSLDHRSTASGSASRRPARLFAGFRIPNPAQPK
- a CDS encoding MetQ/NlpA family ABC transporter substrate-binding protein, which produces MSPKPSTRLRILGLGAAATLALGLSACASTDDTAGGGEVELSTPFKVAATDVPHGDILAFVKENLAEDAGIDFEIVSFTDYPLGNQWLSEGEVDANYFQHRPYLDAQIEEFGYEIEPLSDVHVEPYAAFSEKYDSVADLPDGAKISVTNDASNQERALDLLAQEGLIELPEDGEVSALVIENSAEYNPHGFDFIEADPASQARALPDVDLGILNGNYFLDAGYSLEDALIVEPLEGNVYANFLAARTDNADDPRIQKLDELLTSPEVKAYIEETWPGGDVSPAF
- a CDS encoding response regulator; translation: MTHALRALIVEDDFAVAHVTRRFVEQHPRFEAVAVAGTGADALKLIGEIHPDAVLLDMYLPDMSGTAVLARARAAGSRAEVIAVTAARDLETVRFARAHGVHHYLVKPFRIQLLHERLDDVWKTHMRDQRLRAEGELDQTEVDAILRRDAIAAAGSRKGVSSVTLETVAQVLADAAGRVSAAEVADALGMSRVSARRYLERLVESDLADRAPRYGGPGRPELLYSARR